One Cellulomonas taurus genomic region harbors:
- a CDS encoding FAD-dependent oxidoreductase, producing MTLRNRVVMPPMGSNFALPDGTVSDTQLDYYEQRARGGTGLIIVENICVAFPVASNGTTQLRIDHDRYVPRLYELTERMHRYGAKAAIQLNHAGASANPARTGTPALSASDVPSKPGGVAPVPMSREQIAEVPGQYAAAALRAKRAGFDAVEIHGGHSYLLCQFLSPLYNHRTDEYGGSPENRARLVREVLDAVREAVGPRFPIALRISADELVAGGNTLDDSVELMRHLVDAVDLIDVSAALAGNLQYQIDRMDLPDGWRSGMARRFREEFDKPTIVSGNVRDPQVAERIIADGDSDLVALGRGLIADPWWVRKVATGCADRILDCISCNIGCADHRIRLDRPIRCTVNPDIVGHEDYLRRRVDRPTRVVVVGGGVGGLEAACTAAEVGCDVVLLEAKDVVGGVVGEAVRLPAKRRIATFLNHLVRRAARAGVEVRTATPATVDLVRSLEPDVVVNATGSQPVLPPVPGLRERVDVDGTEVFSILGATATVGEIERLAGRPVVVVGGGAVGLDVVEACVAVGAEVTLVERMDRIAGDLDIITGMQMHELIERHHVEVFTSTTLTEVGDGWVDVVGPDGSARRLHADATYVCLGMRGDRSSFQALSEGFAGTGVDVLDVGDSAGGGKIIDATRQGRDILLTLTERGVLPR from the coding sequence ATGACGCTGCGCAACCGGGTGGTCATGCCCCCGATGGGGTCGAACTTCGCCCTGCCGGACGGCACGGTGTCGGACACCCAGCTCGACTACTACGAGCAGCGTGCCCGCGGCGGCACCGGCCTGATCATCGTCGAGAACATCTGCGTGGCCTTCCCGGTGGCCTCCAACGGCACGACCCAGCTGCGGATCGACCACGACCGGTACGTCCCGCGGCTCTACGAGCTGACCGAGCGGATGCACCGCTACGGCGCCAAGGCCGCGATCCAGCTGAACCACGCCGGGGCGTCGGCCAACCCCGCCCGCACCGGCACCCCCGCGCTATCGGCCTCCGATGTCCCGTCCAAGCCGGGTGGCGTCGCCCCGGTCCCAATGAGCCGCGAGCAGATCGCCGAGGTTCCTGGTCAGTACGCCGCGGCGGCCCTGCGGGCCAAGCGGGCGGGATTCGACGCGGTGGAGATCCACGGCGGGCACTCGTATCTGCTCTGCCAGTTCCTCTCCCCGCTCTACAACCACCGCACCGACGAGTACGGCGGCAGCCCGGAGAATCGCGCCCGGCTGGTGCGCGAGGTGCTGGACGCCGTGCGCGAGGCTGTCGGTCCCCGCTTCCCGATCGCACTGCGGATCAGCGCCGACGAGCTGGTCGCCGGGGGTAACACGCTGGACGACTCGGTGGAACTGATGCGACACCTGGTGGACGCTGTCGACCTGATCGACGTGTCCGCCGCGCTGGCCGGGAATCTCCAGTACCAGATCGACCGGATGGACCTGCCCGACGGCTGGCGTTCGGGGATGGCCCGCCGGTTCCGCGAGGAGTTCGACAAGCCGACCATCGTCTCCGGCAACGTGCGCGACCCGCAGGTCGCCGAGCGGATCATCGCCGACGGTGACAGCGATCTGGTCGCGCTGGGTCGCGGCCTGATCGCCGACCCGTGGTGGGTGCGCAAGGTGGCGACCGGCTGCGCGGACCGGATCCTGGACTGCATCTCCTGCAACATCGGCTGCGCCGACCACCGGATCCGGCTGGACCGCCCGATCCGCTGCACGGTGAACCCGGACATCGTCGGGCACGAGGACTACCTGCGGCGCCGGGTCGACCGGCCCACCCGGGTGGTCGTCGTCGGTGGCGGGGTCGGCGGTCTGGAGGCCGCATGCACCGCGGCCGAGGTCGGCTGCGACGTGGTGCTGCTGGAGGCCAAGGACGTCGTGGGCGGCGTGGTCGGCGAGGCGGTGCGGCTGCCCGCCAAGCGCCGGATCGCCACCTTCCTGAACCACCTGGTGCGACGGGCCGCGCGCGCCGGGGTGGAGGTGCGCACGGCGACGCCCGCCACCGTCGATCTGGTGCGCTCGTTGGAGCCCGATGTGGTGGTGAACGCGACCGGCTCGCAGCCGGTGCTGCCCCCGGTCCCGGGCCTGCGCGAGCGGGTGGACGTCGACGGCACCGAGGTGTTCTCGATCCTGGGTGCCACGGCGACGGTGGGCGAGATCGAGCGACTCGCGGGCCGTCCGGTGGTGGTCGTCGGTGGCGGCGCCGTCGGGCTGGACGTGGTCGAGGCATGCGTCGCCGTCGGCGCGGAGGTGACCCTGGTCGAGCGGATGGACCGGATCGCCGGCGACCTGGACATCATCACCGGGATGCAGATGCACGAGCTGATCGAGCGGCACCACGTCGAGGTGTTCACCAGCACGACGCTGACCGAGGTCGGCGACGGGTGGGTGGACGTCGTGGGGCCGGACGGGTCCGCGCGGCGGCTGCACGCGGACGCGACCTATGTCTGCCTGGGCATGCGGGGCGACCGCAGCAGCTTCCAGGCACTGTCCGAGGGCTTCGCCGGAACCGGCGTGGACGTGCTGGACGTCGGGGATTCCGCGGGCGGCGGCAAGATCATCGATGCCACCCGGCAGGGGCGCGACATCCTGCTCACCCTCACCGAGCGGGGCGTTCTCCCGCGCTGA
- a CDS encoding TetR/AcrR family transcriptional regulator, whose protein sequence is MAAQRGRGHDDEGATRTRDADRTRKEILGAAIVEFSEKGLLGARVDAIAEQIHTTKRMIYYYFGSKEGLYQAALAESYRGTREREQNLGLAEMAPEQALRELVRSTLCYDATHEPFVRLVLFENLLGGAAIAQLDEADREVNRGALLLLDDVLARGRAEGVFRDGPDAPSALDVHQVISSLAFFRTANRATFRELFGRDLLGDETRRHVRDLIEETVVRLVRA, encoded by the coding sequence ATGGCAGCGCAGCGGGGACGAGGGCACGACGACGAGGGTGCGACCAGGACCCGGGATGCCGACCGGACCCGCAAGGAGATCCTCGGCGCCGCGATCGTCGAGTTCTCGGAGAAGGGGCTGCTCGGCGCCCGGGTGGACGCGATCGCGGAGCAGATCCACACCACGAAGCGGATGATCTACTACTACTTCGGCTCCAAGGAGGGGCTGTACCAGGCGGCGCTCGCGGAGTCCTACCGCGGCACCCGGGAGCGCGAGCAGAACCTCGGGTTGGCGGAGATGGCCCCTGAGCAGGCGCTGCGCGAACTGGTTCGCTCGACCCTCTGCTACGACGCGACCCACGAGCCCTTCGTCCGGCTGGTGCTGTTCGAGAACCTGCTGGGCGGCGCGGCGATCGCGCAGTTGGACGAGGCCGATCGCGAGGTCAACCGAGGTGCGCTGCTGCTGCTGGACGACGTGCTGGCGCGCGGTCGTGCCGAGGGGGTGTTCCGGGATGGCCCCGATGCCCCGAGCGCGCTGGACGTGCACCAGGTGATCAGTTCCCTGGCCTTCTTCCGCACGGCCAACCGCGCCACGTTCCGGGAGCTGTTCGGCCGGGACCTCCTCGGTGACGAGACCCGGCGGCACGTCCGCGACCTGATCGAGGAGACCGTGGTGCGCCTGGTGCGCGCCTGA
- a CDS encoding quinate/shikimate dehydrogenase — protein sequence MPDGTIRAITGHTELLGLIAYPIRHSMSPRMHNLALAELDLDYAYLAFEVDGDQLEDAVTGLRAMRVRGWNVSMPNKMAILPLLDDLSPAARMVGAVNTVVNDGGHLTGHVTDGVGYMTALREAGVDPVGRRITMIGAGGAGTAIAIQAALDGVERIDIFNRRDAVWPIAEHTVATISEQTSATAVLHDLDDVDDFRECVAASSVLANTTNVGMGTLKGLSPLPTTDVLRPDLFVSDVVYAPPRTLFLEQAEAAGCRTMNGLGMMLHQGAAAFELWTGKPMPVDVIRAELFGPQQED from the coding sequence ATGCCCGACGGAACGATCCGCGCCATCACCGGCCACACCGAGCTGCTCGGCCTGATCGCCTACCCGATCCGGCACAGCATGTCCCCCCGGATGCACAACCTGGCCCTCGCCGAGCTGGACCTCGACTACGCCTACCTCGCCTTCGAGGTGGACGGCGACCAGCTCGAGGACGCCGTCACCGGACTGCGCGCGATGCGGGTGCGCGGCTGGAACGTCTCGATGCCGAACAAGATGGCGATCCTGCCGCTGCTGGACGACCTGTCCCCCGCCGCACGGATGGTCGGTGCGGTGAACACCGTGGTCAACGACGGCGGCCACCTCACCGGCCACGTCACCGATGGCGTCGGCTACATGACGGCCCTGCGCGAGGCGGGGGTCGACCCGGTCGGCCGACGCATCACCATGATCGGCGCCGGGGGCGCCGGCACCGCGATCGCGATCCAGGCGGCGCTGGACGGCGTCGAACGGATCGATATCTTCAACCGCCGGGACGCGGTCTGGCCGATCGCCGAGCACACCGTCGCGACCATCTCCGAGCAGACCTCCGCCACCGCGGTGCTGCACGACCTGGACGACGTGGACGACTTCCGCGAGTGTGTGGCGGCCTCGAGCGTGCTGGCCAACACCACCAACGTCGGCATGGGCACCCTCAAGGGCCTGTCCCCGCTGCCCACCACCGACGTGCTGCGCCCGGACCTGTTCGTCTCCGACGTCGTCTACGCGCCGCCCCGTACGCTGTTCCTCGAGCAGGCCGAGGCGGCGGGCTGCCGCACCATGAACGGCCTGGGCATGATGCTGCACCAGGGCGCGGCGGCCTTCGAACTGTGGACCGGCAAGCCGATGCCGGTCGACGTGATCCGTGCCGAGCTCTTCGGCCCCCAGCAGGAGGACTGA
- the aroD gene encoding type I 3-dehydroquinate dehydratase, which yields MTDLDAPRPVTVRGVTLGTGTPAVIVPLTARSTAELLEQAAPVVAAAPDLVEWRVDHLLAGGADLDAVVAAGRALMGALAGLPLLATIRTGAEGGELPMPGDEYLAVYRALLGAGVADLLDVELMHALAPEVIAAAHDAHVPVVASNHDFDGTPAQAEIERRLLLMAERGADVLKIAVMPRSPEDVLTLLAATLAVRRQVEQPMITMSMAGTGVVSRLASGVFGSAATFGTVGAASAPGQVEVEALRRTLALIHG from the coding sequence GTGACCGACCTCGACGCCCCCCGCCCGGTCACGGTGCGCGGGGTCACCCTCGGCACCGGGACGCCCGCGGTGATCGTGCCGTTGACCGCGCGCAGCACCGCCGAGCTCCTGGAACAGGCGGCCCCGGTGGTCGCGGCCGCACCCGACCTGGTCGAGTGGCGGGTCGACCACCTGCTCGCCGGGGGCGCCGACCTGGACGCGGTGGTCGCCGCCGGTCGCGCACTGATGGGCGCCCTGGCGGGGCTGCCGCTGCTGGCCACGATCCGGACCGGCGCGGAGGGCGGCGAGCTGCCGATGCCCGGCGACGAGTACCTGGCGGTCTATCGCGCGCTGCTGGGCGCCGGGGTCGCCGACCTGCTGGACGTCGAGCTGATGCACGCGCTCGCCCCCGAGGTGATCGCCGCGGCGCACGACGCACACGTCCCGGTGGTGGCCTCCAACCACGACTTCGACGGCACCCCGGCCCAGGCCGAGATCGAGCGGCGACTGCTGCTGATGGCCGAGCGGGGCGCCGACGTGCTCAAGATCGCGGTGATGCCGCGTTCCCCGGAGGACGTGCTCACCCTGCTGGCCGCCACGCTCGCCGTGCGGCGGCAGGTCGAGCAGCCGATGATCACCATGTCAATGGCCGGCACGGGTGTGGTGTCCCGGCTTGCCAGCGGGGTGTTCGGATCGGCGGCGACCTTCGGCACCGTGGGGGCGGCCTCCGCGCCCGGACAGGTCGAGGTCGAGGCACTGCGGCGGACCCTGGCGTTGATCCACGGCTGA
- the guaA gene encoding glutamine-hydrolyzing GMP synthase — MTDSTPTQASTADHPVLVVDFGAQYAQLIARRVREASVYSEIVPHTATVEQMLAKEPAAIILSGGPSSVYADGAPFVDPALFEAGVPVLGICYGFQAMAKALGGEVAQTGQREYGGTAVEVVSEGTVLADSPSEQTVWMSHGDAVHAAPEGFEVLATSSGSPVAAFEDRSRRLFGVQWHPEVKHSPLGQRTLEHFLYEGAGLKPEWNPGNVIADQVARIREQVGDARVICGLSGGVDSSVAAALVQKAVGDQLTCVFVDHGLLRSGEAEQVEQDFVASTGVNLKVVDARERFLTALAGHTDPETKRKIIGREFIRVFEDAAREIVAEAGAHGDEVKFLVQGTLYPDVVESGGGEGAANIKSHHNVGGLPDDLQFQLVEPLRALFKDEVRAVGLELGVPETIVWRQPFPGPGLGIRIIGEVTQERLDVLRAADLIARDELTKAGLDREIWQCPVVLLADVRSVGVQGDGRTYGHPIVLRPVSSEDAMTADWTRLPYDVLSIISTRITNEVPEVNRVVLDVTSKPPGTIEWE; from the coding sequence GTGACCGACTCCACCCCCACTCAGGCCAGCACAGCCGATCACCCGGTGCTGGTGGTCGACTTCGGCGCCCAGTACGCCCAGCTCATCGCTCGTCGCGTCCGTGAGGCGAGCGTGTACTCCGAGATCGTGCCGCACACCGCGACGGTGGAGCAGATGCTGGCCAAGGAGCCGGCCGCGATCATCCTGTCCGGCGGCCCGTCCTCGGTGTACGCCGACGGCGCGCCCTTCGTCGACCCGGCCCTGTTCGAGGCCGGTGTCCCGGTGCTCGGCATCTGCTACGGCTTCCAGGCGATGGCCAAGGCGCTCGGCGGCGAGGTCGCCCAGACCGGCCAGCGCGAGTACGGCGGCACGGCGGTCGAGGTGGTGTCCGAGGGCACCGTCCTGGCCGACAGCCCCAGCGAGCAGACCGTCTGGATGAGCCACGGCGACGCGGTGCACGCGGCCCCCGAGGGCTTCGAGGTGCTGGCGACCTCCTCCGGTTCGCCGGTCGCCGCCTTCGAGGACCGCAGCCGTCGACTCTTCGGCGTGCAGTGGCACCCGGAGGTCAAGCACTCCCCGCTCGGGCAGCGCACTCTGGAGCACTTCCTGTACGAGGGCGCCGGGCTGAAGCCGGAGTGGAACCCGGGCAACGTGATCGCCGACCAGGTGGCGCGGATCCGCGAGCAGGTCGGCGACGCCCGCGTCATCTGCGGCCTGTCCGGCGGTGTCGACTCCTCGGTCGCCGCGGCGTTGGTGCAGAAGGCGGTCGGTGACCAGCTGACCTGCGTCTTCGTCGACCACGGGCTGCTGCGGTCGGGGGAGGCCGAGCAGGTCGAGCAGGACTTCGTCGCCTCCACCGGTGTGAACCTCAAGGTCGTGGACGCCCGCGAGCGGTTCCTCACCGCACTCGCCGGGCACACAGACCCGGAGACCAAGCGCAAGATCATCGGCCGTGAGTTCATCCGGGTGTTCGAGGACGCCGCGCGGGAGATCGTCGCGGAGGCCGGTGCGCACGGGGACGAGGTCAAGTTCCTGGTGCAGGGCACCCTCTACCCGGACGTCGTCGAGTCCGGCGGCGGCGAGGGCGCTGCGAACATCAAGAGCCACCACAACGTCGGCGGCCTGCCGGACGACCTGCAGTTCCAGCTGGTCGAGCCGTTGCGCGCGCTGTTCAAGGACGAGGTGCGGGCCGTCGGCCTGGAGCTCGGCGTGCCGGAGACCATCGTCTGGCGTCAGCCGTTCCCCGGACCGGGGCTCGGCATCCGGATCATCGGCGAGGTCACCCAGGAGCGGCTGGACGTGCTCCGCGCCGCCGACCTGATCGCCCGGGACGAGCTCACCAAGGCCGGTCTGGACCGCGAGATCTGGCAGTGCCCGGTGGTGCTGCTCGCCGACGTGCGCTCGGTGGGCGTCCAGGGCGACGGCCGCACCTACGGTCACCCGATCGTGCTCCGCCCGGTGTCCAGCGAGGACGCGATGACCGCCGACTGGACCCGGCTGCCCTACGACGTGCTGTCGATCATCTCCACCCGGATCACCAACGAGGTGCCCGAGGTGAACCGCGTGGTGCTGGACGTGACCAGCAAGCCGCCGGGCACCATCGAGTGGGAGTGA
- a CDS encoding DUF3817 domain-containing protein yields the protein MSQTPATPQDTAARAVAVARGRLTRYRVMAWITGTMLLVLCLEMLLKYVFHAGGVDAAGHAEPVLGTWVAIAHGWIYVIYLVTVAQLWSAMRWSAGRLVTMAAAGVVPVMSFVLERRVHADALARIARVEGRSAEPTTLDR from the coding sequence ATGTCGCAGACCCCGGCGACCCCGCAGGACACCGCCGCCCGAGCCGTCGCCGTCGCCCGTGGCCGCCTGACCCGCTACCGGGTGATGGCCTGGATCACCGGGACGATGCTGCTGGTGCTCTGCCTGGAGATGCTGCTCAAGTACGTCTTCCACGCCGGTGGGGTGGACGCCGCGGGGCACGCGGAGCCGGTGCTGGGCACCTGGGTCGCGATCGCGCACGGGTGGATCTACGTCATCTACCTGGTGACCGTCGCCCAGCTCTGGTCCGCGATGCGCTGGTCCGCCGGTCGGCTGGTGACCATGGCGGCCGCCGGTGTGGTGCCGGTGATGAGCTTCGTGTTGGAGCGCCGGGTGCACGCCGACGCGCTGGCCCGGATCGCCCGGGTGGAGGGTCGGTCCGCGGAGCCGACTACCCTGGACCGGTGA
- a CDS encoding ABC transporter ATP-binding protein, whose translation MRSLPLPEPGRPPLTGPWAYLRWLSVRQLGVLLGATGVSIVGNVAGAMQPLALGMVVDDGLSHGLTAGLWSGCLLLFALGMVQVGANVWGHRLEVENWLRAAFASSQQIGHHVTRTGDAVTETLPTGEVVATVASDALRMGEVFHILPRLIGGIVAYLTLGVVLLTISPPLGLLVLLGLPVVVAVLSLLVPPLQRRQAAQREATGRLTTLGADTVSGLRILRGIGGEEVFSGRYREQSQQVRRTGVAVAQTQSYLDALQTLLPGLFLAIVVWAGARLAIAGDITPGQLVSFYGFAAFLTQPLWTASEAIRVVTRAVVGARKILTVLRVPVAGHDDPATPADSPAVDQELVDERSGLVVRPGRLLAVVGADPDESARIALRLGRHGGEDEGLSDVRWGRTVLRQLGLSEVRGRIVVAESTPHLFTGLLSEELDVRGGASRAELLTALQVADAGDVLDSVPDGLDGEVEEKGRSLSGGQRQRVALARALLTDAEVLVLIEPTSAVDAHTEARIAQRLADHRRGRTTVIVSASPLVLDTVDEVALVEAGRVTVTGPHRTLMSEHPGYRRVVSRADDDDASKEVTDHATAGR comes from the coding sequence GTGCGATCTCTTCCGCTGCCCGAACCCGGGCGACCGCCGCTCACCGGACCGTGGGCCTACCTGCGCTGGCTGAGTGTCCGCCAGCTCGGTGTGCTGCTCGGCGCCACGGGTGTGTCCATCGTCGGCAACGTCGCCGGTGCGATGCAGCCGCTCGCGCTCGGGATGGTGGTCGACGACGGGCTGAGCCACGGGCTGACCGCCGGGCTGTGGTCCGGCTGTCTGCTGCTGTTCGCGCTCGGCATGGTGCAGGTCGGCGCGAACGTCTGGGGCCACCGGTTGGAGGTGGAGAACTGGCTGCGCGCCGCCTTCGCCTCCTCCCAGCAGATCGGGCACCACGTGACCCGGACCGGGGACGCGGTGACCGAGACGCTGCCGACCGGTGAGGTGGTCGCCACGGTGGCCTCCGACGCCCTGCGGATGGGTGAGGTCTTCCACATCCTGCCGCGGCTGATCGGTGGCATCGTCGCCTACCTGACCCTCGGCGTCGTCCTGCTGACCATCTCCCCGCCGCTGGGCCTGCTGGTGCTGCTCGGCCTGCCGGTGGTGGTCGCCGTGCTGTCCCTGCTGGTGCCGCCGCTGCAGCGCCGCCAGGCCGCCCAGCGCGAGGCGACCGGCCGATTGACCACCCTGGGTGCCGACACCGTCTCCGGCCTGCGCATCCTGCGCGGCATCGGCGGCGAGGAGGTGTTCAGCGGGCGCTACCGCGAGCAGTCGCAGCAGGTCCGCCGCACCGGGGTCGCCGTCGCGCAGACCCAGTCCTACCTGGACGCGCTGCAGACACTGCTGCCGGGCCTGTTCCTGGCGATCGTGGTCTGGGCCGGCGCCCGGCTGGCCATCGCCGGGGACATCACCCCCGGTCAGCTGGTGTCGTTCTACGGCTTCGCAGCCTTCCTGACCCAGCCGCTGTGGACTGCCAGCGAGGCGATCCGGGTGGTCACCCGAGCGGTGGTCGGCGCCAGGAAGATCCTCACCGTGCTCCGGGTCCCGGTGGCCGGTCACGACGACCCGGCGACCCCCGCCGACTCCCCCGCCGTGGACCAGGAGCTGGTGGACGAGCGCTCGGGCCTGGTGGTGCGACCCGGTCGGTTGCTGGCCGTGGTCGGCGCCGACCCGGACGAGTCCGCGCGGATCGCGCTGCGGCTGGGCCGGCACGGCGGCGAGGACGAGGGCCTGTCCGACGTGCGCTGGGGCCGCACCGTGCTGCGTCAGCTCGGGCTGAGCGAGGTCCGTGGCCGGATCGTGGTCGCGGAGTCCACCCCGCACCTGTTCACCGGGCTGCTGTCCGAGGAGTTGGACGTGCGTGGCGGTGCCTCCCGGGCGGAGCTGCTCACCGCGCTGCAGGTGGCCGATGCCGGGGACGTGCTCGACTCGGTGCCGGACGGTCTGGACGGCGAGGTCGAGGAGAAGGGCCGGTCGTTGTCCGGCGGGCAGCGCCAGCGGGTCGCCCTGGCCCGCGCCCTGCTCACCGACGCCGAGGTGCTGGTGCTGATCGAGCCGACCAGCGCCGTGGACGCGCACACCGAGGCCCGGATCGCCCAGCGACTGGCCGATCACCGGCGCGGGCGCACCACCGTGATTGTCTCCGCCAGTCCCCTCGTGCTGGACACGGTGGACGAGGTCGCCCTGGTCGAAGCCGGTCGGGTCACCGTGACCGGCCCGCACCGCACCCTGATGTCCGAGCACCCCGGCTACCGCCGCGTGGTGTCCCGGGCCGACGACGACGATGCCTCGAAGGAGGTGACCGACCATGCGACTGCCGGTCGCTGA
- a CDS encoding ABC transporter ATP-binding protein codes for MRLPVADSPTLRRHTAALLRRHRRSLSVVVILHVLAATAGLAGPWLLGRLVDAVQAGTTTATADRTILILVIAVLAQTVLIRYAQRAAMVLGETVFADLREEFITTVTRLPLSTVERAGTGDLVARTTTDIDRVQYTVRFGVPRLLVTTATTLLTVIAALLTNPLVALGLFAGTPLLIAVTRWYLRRAAKGYLRESAAYATINGTITESVEGARTVDALSLGARRRRRLDRDLREAFEAERYTLKLRTVLFPGVDTSFVLPTVAVLIWGAFLVSTGHATVGAVTTIALYAIQVINPVGELIFWLDEIQVGATSLARIIGVGDVRPDRTEGAARPEGEHVSATQVRYAYREGHDVLHGIDLELNDGERLAVVGPSGAGKSTLGRMLAGIHPPTGGRVTVGDVPLVDLPLDELRGHVALVTQEHHVFVGPLADNLRLADPEADDEALERALRAVDAWDWVAALPDGLTTAVGSGGAALTPAQAQQIALARLVLLDPHTLVLDEATSLIDPRAARHLERSLSSVLEGRTVIAIAHRLHTAHDADRVAVVDGGRITEIGSHDDLVAAGGDYASLWESWQRE; via the coding sequence ATGCGACTGCCGGTCGCTGATTCCCCGACGCTGCGCCGTCACACCGCCGCGTTGCTGCGCCGCCACCGCCGGTCGCTGTCCGTTGTGGTGATCCTGCACGTGCTGGCGGCGACCGCCGGACTCGCCGGGCCCTGGCTGCTCGGCCGCCTGGTGGACGCGGTGCAGGCCGGTACCACCACGGCCACCGCCGACCGCACGATCCTGATCCTGGTGATCGCGGTGCTGGCCCAGACCGTGCTGATCCGTTACGCCCAGCGTGCGGCGATGGTGCTGGGCGAGACGGTGTTCGCCGACCTGCGCGAGGAGTTCATCACCACCGTCACCCGGCTCCCGCTGTCCACCGTCGAACGGGCGGGCACCGGGGACCTGGTCGCCCGCACCACCACCGACATCGACCGGGTGCAGTACACCGTGCGCTTCGGTGTCCCCCGGCTGCTGGTCACCACGGCCACCACCCTGCTCACCGTCATCGCCGCCCTGCTGACCAACCCGCTGGTCGCCCTGGGCCTGTTCGCCGGTACGCCCCTGCTGATCGCCGTCACCCGCTGGTACCTGCGGCGGGCGGCGAAGGGCTACCTGCGCGAGTCCGCCGCCTACGCGACGATCAACGGCACCATCACCGAGTCGGTGGAAGGCGCCCGCACCGTCGACGCGCTGAGCCTGGGCGCCCGGCGTCGGCGGCGACTGGATCGGGACCTGCGCGAGGCGTTCGAGGCGGAGCGCTACACCCTGAAGCTGCGCACCGTGCTGTTCCCCGGGGTGGACACCTCCTTCGTGCTGCCCACCGTCGCGGTGCTGATCTGGGGCGCGTTCCTGGTCTCCACCGGGCACGCGACCGTGGGCGCGGTCACCACCATCGCCCTGTACGCGATCCAGGTGATCAACCCGGTCGGCGAGCTGATCTTCTGGCTGGACGAGATCCAGGTCGGCGCCACCTCGCTGGCCCGGATCATCGGGGTCGGCGACGTGCGACCCGACCGCACCGAGGGCGCCGCGCGGCCCGAGGGCGAACACGTCAGCGCCACGCAGGTGCGGTACGCCTACCGCGAGGGTCATGACGTCCTGCACGGCATCGACCTGGAGCTGAACGACGGCGAACGCCTGGCCGTGGTCGGCCCCTCCGGTGCCGGGAAGTCGACCCTGGGTCGGATGCTGGCCGGCATCCACCCGCCCACGGGCGGCCGGGTCACCGTCGGTGACGTGCCGCTGGTCGACCTGCCGTTGGACGAGCTGCGCGGCCACGTCGCGCTGGTCACGCAGGAGCACCACGTGTTCGTCGGCCCGCTGGCGGACAACCTGCGCCTGGCCGACCCCGAGGCCGACGACGAGGCGCTGGAACGCGCGTTGCGTGCCGTCGACGCCTGGGACTGGGTGGCGGCGCTGCCCGACGGCCTGACCACCGCGGTCGGGTCCGGCGGCGCTGCCCTCACCCCGGCCCAGGCGCAGCAGATCGCGCTGGCCCGGCTGGTGCTGCTCGACCCGCACACCCTGGTGCTGGACGAGGCGACCTCGCTGATCGACCCGCGGGCTGCGCGGCACCTGGAGCGCTCGCTGTCCTCGGTGCTCGAGGGGCGCACGGTGATCGCCATCGCGCACCGCCTGCACACCGCCCACGACGCGGATCGGGTCGCGGTGGTGGACGGTGGCCGGATCACCGAGATCGGATCGCACGACGACCTGGTCGCGGCCGGCGGCGACTACGCCAGCCTGTGGGAGTCCTGGCAGCGGGAGTGA
- a CDS encoding SURF1 family protein, protein MSEPQTDDRPDAGPHAAEPGAPADDLGPRRSLWEVARTPRMIGLLILFLAAAAVCARLGIWQLDRAEIRGAAAAQAALEQTEAATPVPIDDLLAPQSSFDGALVGRRVIATGTYEPDGQLLVGDRVLHGQTGWLVLTPLRTDSGAVLPVVRGWAADPDSPTLAVPEGEVTVTGFLQASEDSGQAPDALPAGTTDSISSAELLGVWGGPIWTGYAVLSESDPAQSADLELLGPPTRSGTGLNIQNLGYAAQWWVFGGFAVFLWIRLVRDERQRATGTDPFAELDERA, encoded by the coding sequence GTGTCCGAGCCGCAGACCGACGACCGACCCGACGCCGGGCCGCACGCCGCCGAGCCGGGCGCTCCTGCCGACGACCTCGGCCCCCGGCGCTCGCTGTGGGAGGTCGCCCGCACACCGCGGATGATCGGGCTGCTGATCCTGTTCCTCGCCGCCGCCGCGGTCTGCGCGCGACTGGGCATCTGGCAGCTCGACCGGGCGGAGATCCGCGGGGCCGCCGCCGCACAGGCAGCCCTGGAGCAGACCGAGGCGGCGACCCCGGTGCCGATCGACGACCTGCTCGCACCGCAGAGCAGCTTCGACGGGGCGCTGGTCGGCCGCCGGGTGATCGCCACCGGGACGTATGAGCCCGACGGGCAGCTGCTGGTCGGCGACCGGGTGCTGCACGGTCAGACCGGCTGGCTGGTCCTGACCCCGCTGCGCACCGACTCCGGGGCCGTGCTGCCGGTGGTCCGCGGCTGGGCCGCCGACCCGGACTCGCCGACCCTGGCGGTGCCGGAGGGCGAGGTCACCGTCACCGGCTTCCTGCAGGCGTCCGAGGACTCCGGCCAGGCCCCCGACGCCCTGCCCGCCGGGACCACCGACTCGATCTCCTCCGCCGAACTGCTCGGGGTGTGGGGCGGACCGATCTGGACCGGGTACGCGGTGTTGTCCGAGTCCGACCCGGCCCAGTCCGCCGACCTGGAGCTCCTCGGTCCGCCGACCCGCTCCGGCACCGGGCTGAACATCCAGAACCTCGGCTACGCGGCGCAGTGGTGGGTGTTCGGCGGCTTCGCGGTGTTCCTGTGGATCCGGCTGGTGCGAGACGAGCGGCAGCGCGCGACGGGGACCGACCCGTTCGCCGAACTGGACGAACGGGCCTGA